CTTCCTATTATATTTCTTCGTAATGAAAGATATATTGTGTCGATGTTTAATAATTTTTGTTAGTATTGGAGATCTTGATAGTGAAGTACTTCGTCATTTTATATGTCGCCTGCCCATGTAATTTCACAAGAAGCAAACAATTTTCTTTTgaacaaaatataataatttgatATATAGATGAAATCAGGTTAAGCCGTAcccaatttttatattttaaaaagaacatCAATAAAAGTACAGCCAAGGGATCAAGTGTTTAGAAGTGCGAGAGAGCCTGCTAACCAAACGAACAATGCGGTAACTAATACCACTCCGTTTGGTTCGAGGGATTAGGAGTGATAGACTAATTTATCCGGCTCAATCAAGTGTTTGGTTCAATTTTAAATAAACCTACCTTATCCCTCCTAggtatgattaggttatattaggtaggttaaaataatacctcctcactccctaggattatttatcccactCTTAATATCTCCTATTTTTCcgattttacccttctcctaaattcaaactcaccaccatttCCCGCCACCGACCGCCGCCGGCCAACCACAGACGGACCGCCGACCGCGGCGAGCACCGGCCGACCAGCGACGAACTGCCGACCACCGGCCGAACACCGGCCGACAgcggttagcgacggtttgtcaaaaaaccgtcgctattagcgacggtttgtgtaGAAAGGTTTGtcaaaacaccgtcgctaatggTGTGTTTAAAAAACGTCGCTAAATATCTAATttttagtaattaaaataattcaaaacaagatcggcgacggtttctcaaaaaccgtcgctattagcgacggattgttttctcaaaaaccgtcgctatgagcgacggtttttgagaatCCGTCGGTAAGTTTCTGGCAGCCGTTTCCGGCCGTCTCACCTGCTGACCTTTTCCGATCGACCATTTCCGCCGGCCGCCACTGTCGTCGTCGCGAAGGAGAAGGACAATTTcatcttttcatcaaaaaattcaaaattatcctacacttaaaaatctgaccaaacataatattattttacatcaTATATTACAATTCTATCACaataattttctttatcatttacgtactaatcattagtttatcctatccttccaaccaaacgcagcctaCAAGTATAGACTATATAGTAAGTGCGGAATCACGAGCTTCCAAGTATACAACATACTATTGAACGAGAAATTGAATTTATTGCCTGAATGGATGATTTGGTGTTAGATGTCATAAAGTGTCGTGGTGAGAATGAGAAAGTACGAGCCTAATTCGCACCCGGGAAACACAAGAAATGAATCATTACTTGGATTAGATTTCTATGGCAACTAATGCCTGTGTTTGCTGCTGCTCATGTTCCTGTTTTTCCTGTTCCTGTTTTTTTTCTCCTATATCTTCCTCATTCTTTACTTCTGTGATCTGTCTCCGATATCTAATTATTACAAGGCACAAGATTGCTGCACAAAACCAACCaacaatatcaatttttaatgtACCCACTAGTCTCTCGAAGTTTATAAATCGATACGACTTCATCAGTAATCTTCTTAAGGAATACCAGCAAAAATCCGAGTTCTGATGGCTGTGAGATTCCAAAAAGCAGTCACGAATGATGCTGCCACGATCTTTTTGTGTGTGCAAGCTCCCCATGTTTCCATCGCCCAGGATTTCATATATTCAACTGTTCATTCAACAAATTACTCAGTTTTCTGGTACGAAATGTCACAAGATTAATTAGATTGCACTACAAAGGATTGACCAACCTTTCCTGGATAATTCAGTTGAGTAAGTGGAATACATTTTTGGGCAACTGAAGCCAATGAAAAAACCTGAAAGAATCACAAGAACCACAATCGAGGTGTTTGTCATTCATCAAGAAATTCAGACGATTTACCGGTTAACGAATTTTCAATGAGCTTACTAAGTGCACATAATCTCCATAGGGTAATAAGATGGCCATATTCAGCACCCACAAGCAAGAAAGGAACAACCTAAATTAGCAGAAAAATGAAGTAATTTAACCCCATTctcataatatttgatttcacagagTTAAAAACGTCAGATACTCACTTTGAGGGTCATGGCTGGTTCTCCTGAGTGTTCACTTCTCTTGTTTTTGAGATTGAATAATTTGCTGCTGGAAGTATTAGTCTGCCAAGTTTCGCTATATTTTCTTCTTTCAACTTGAAACCATGCTTCATATCATTGGCATCCCTTCGAGATCCGCAGCAACAGTCAACAACATAGAAAAAGATACTAAGAAAGCATAATTTGGTTCCGAAATTGCTCCTTCAACCGTACCTTTTGCGCATGGAATTTGAGAGAAATGACACTCCCAAATATAGAAGTCCCACTTGTGATAAGAATGAGAAGATGCTACAAGAATTGGGCAGTTTAAACAATGTTTGTGggttaatttttttagaaaaaggcGATAATTTGAAAAATGATCTTAgtcaaatgttttttttttatttatgacaTTTCTTCAAAAAAATTTGCCAAATTAAAACATACAAGAAATACAAACACTAAACAAAGAGCAAATATTAAGAATGTTAGATTTCGAATTTACGGTTAAACAAATGTCATTTAGTTAAATAATCTCTGTAGAAAAGAAATAAGGAACACGAGAACATAACCTACCTAAAGCTCACACCCTTTGTAAAACAAGAAGACAGGAAACAAAGGAAGCCAAAACCGAACCAAAGGCTTGATTTCGAGACATCTTTCCACATAACCAAATCATTTATAAGCTCCTCGATTCGATCAAGATTGTACCCATCACCATCAGTCGTTCCTGATTCACCAATGCACACTCAAATAAGCCAAAAGAATAACCACCTAAAATTGCTCATTATAAAAATAAGATGCCATTGTAAAAGGATAGATGATATTTCATACTCAGTGAAGAAGCAGAAGTGACTGAAATCGATTTTTCCTTCTTAGGCCTGCCACCATTCCTCTTCTTTCTTGACTTTGCCATAAGCTCTTCGCCCACGCCAAACTCCTTCTCTTCTCTCATTTCTTGCTCCAATCGTCTCCTCGACTTCCGACTACTCCTTGGAGATGCAGCACAGCCCAATAAAGCATTTATACTATTGCATCTTTTTCTAACTCCGCTGGCCTCAACAAAATAATCATCTGCCTTTTCAAGCCTATCTGAAAAACGTTTTTTTGATCTTTTGGTAGACGGAGGAGAAATCATCAGGAGCTCGCGGAGCGGTAGATTGTAAGGTAGCCCAGGAGAAAGAGTGGAAGCTGGTGACGGAGTAGATAGTTTCGGTGTGTAAGGGACTATTTCCAAAGATAGCTGTGGGATGTCTGCTTCGTAATGACGGAGTTTCGACAGCCTTGAAGAGGATTTGGTTGGGGTTCGAGGCTCCGATCGGCGAGAAGGTGGTGTGGATTCCATAGCTTGAGGCAAAATTTTGTGGGATTCTGAAGTTTagtggattttcttgaaatgtGAGAAGACAAAAcagttttttaattattattattgaaggGCGACAATAGCCGTCGAAGATGGTGTCGACTTTTGaagattttgaaatattaaCTGCCATTTTAACGGTCAGGATACGGGAGGCAAGTCCGttaatttttattgacttttagcAAATTTCTCCTTGATTATTATGCAAACAGTAATATCTTTTTATTCCTAAAAAGGTAATAATATTTTAGTTATCATATAACAATTTGTAATCCCTTAAAGCTCATGGCTATGATAATTGTTGAACTAGTTAGTCATCAATGATAAATCTATAGAGTTGGCAACAAAAACGAACAAGTTCAAAAAGTTATTGAAAACTATATGATCATGTTGGAATGCCCGAAACAGAAAGCTTTGATTCTCTCAAGCCCCTCTTCCAAAGAAGCCAAATCTGCTGCAAAACTTATCCTCAACCAATTCTTGAGTCCCAAAGCAGACCCTGCATGCACCAAACACCTATATATaagggtttttattaaaattaatctaattttaaaaatttttttcaaaaataattttaaaaaaaaaaccatttcaAAACTACCCCAATCCGCGCTTacggagcgcggacgctgcacACGTGGATCAGCGTCCGCGCTCCGTAAGCACGGACGCTGGTCTATGTCAGCATCagataatattagcgacggaaaatataacaaaaccgtcgctaataatagcgacggtttataatccGTCGCTGTAATGGAATCTGCCAcggtttcaaaaaccgtcgctcattTAGCAAAggttttaaccgtcgctaaatgcctaaaaccgtcgctaaatgcgcATAATTTAATCAGACGAAAAAAAAGACAAGAaataggggtgttcatcggtcgatTTTTTTCTCTATCTGCACTATGCACTAGgcgtgttcatcggtcggttcggttttaaaaatatatgatcCGATACCCGAATCATTTTTCTTCATATTGGTTCGGTTTTCTACCAAAacggttcggtcggttaattcgattttgatataattatttaaattaataatataaatatattgtaaaatataatatgttaactttctacatgttttcttagtaaaatctttaaatataaggtctaaattaattaagaaaacaacaatcaactaaaaattgctcaaaatagttcttcattcactaaatatcatatcaaaatatataaaataaataaaaatataaaaaaatcattaatttaatgaaatttcgattttttcgattttgacatatataatccGAAATCGACCAAATAAACTTTGGTTTAATATTTAGATCTGAATTTCAAAATTCgattttcggttcggttcggtgttCGGTTTcttcggtttggattttcgtttttatccgaagtttgaacacccatAATCTTCACTACAAAAAAATGGCTTTTCGCAGCGCAAATTCTCTTCCCGCAGCGTATATTGCACGCTACAAAGTTGCAGGCCgttgaaagttcaagattatccgcAGCGTATATGTGCACGCTGTTGATACAATTATGTGTAGAGTGCGTAGAGGTAGGTATCTCGAAATTAAAGTGTGCGTCATAACAACAAACAAGTTGAAATTGTCACATCGATAATATTGGATCGTCGATCGGGATTATAATGAGATTAATATAATGAGGACATGGATCGTGGGCTTGCAAGAGTATAAGCCCATCATGCAAATTTATTAAAGttgaaatttattaaaattctaatttattaaaattctcatttagcgacggttatggcGACGGATTATAAACCGTCGCGTgtgttagcgacggtttagcgacggtttttaaaaccgtcgctaattagcgacgggtttgttatattttccgtcgctaatattatctGATGCTGACAAAGACCAGCGTCCGTGCTTACGGAGCGCGGACGCTGATCCACGTGTGCAGCGTCCGTGCTCCGTAAGCGCGGATTGGGGTAGTTTtgaaatggtttttttttttaaattatttttgaaaaaaatttttaaaattagattaattttaataaaaaccctaTATATAAACATCATCCTTCATCTACTTGaagtgtgtgtgtatgtgtgtgtatgtCTGTCTGTCTCTGTGTGTGTAACCTGGAACAATAAGAACTGATTCCTCTTTAGCAAGCCTATAGCAGAAATCCATGTCATCTTCTATGCCTTCCAGCCTTTCAAGATTTAACTTCACCTGCAAAAACGTGTTCAAGCTTAATTCGAAACAACAAAGCATAtattgttaagattggaacttggacctaactcaaccccaaaagctagctcaaggggggagggtTGTCCATGCCAATATATActactcaaaggttatttatcctaccgatgtgggacaattaacacaccccactcacgcccaggaatgaacatctggagcgtggagtttacaaatgacccaattatgggcagaacgggtggcctaattataggcagtccaacacataacggtggaacccgggctctgataccaagttaaaattggaacttggacctatctcaaccccaaaagctagctcaaggggggaggattgtccaatcccatatataccactcaaaggttaattatctaactgatgtgggacaattaacataCATATAAGTGAAATCTGACTTAGAATCAATATGTCTTGCACTAGCTCTCACCATTGTAGACATGGCTCCTTGTGGTTTATGATGTAAGTCAAGGAAAGGAATCTCGATAATCTTTTGAATAGCAAATATCCGCGGCTTCTCTAAGTAGAACCATAATGTTTGCTATAAAATCCTTTGGTGTTTTCTCCAGGATTTCAGGAATTGCTCCCTAAATATAATTCATGAGATAAATGCACTTTAAAGAAACTATACCAAGAGGTTGTTACTACATGGTATTAACATTTAAATTTCAGTCAATCTATGCACCAAAGATATTACATATACCTGAATGAGAGTTGTAGAATCCGCCGAGATGTTACGGTACTTCTTGATGCATTCTGTTATCTGATTAGACAAAACAAAATCAAGTTTCTATATATTCATCGCATCTTTAGAAAGTGGTTCTCTGTGTCGCTTAGAAATCATTAAATTTGTTAAATTGGAGGGGGCAAAGATAGGGGAAAGCTATTAATTAACCCATATTTCCTAAGAATTCCATTCGGATCAGAGAGAGCTATCCAACCAAGCCGCCACCCCGGAACCAGCCATCTTTTCGACATCGTTCCAAGACTGACAACAGGGGTGACTGATCCAAAAACACCCATTGGCACAAATTTGTTGCCTCCGAAAACAAGATCGTGATAAACTTCATCAGAGATCTACACGATCCCAAGCCTTTTCGCGGTCTCCGCGATCTTTTATCCAAAGATTCAACATTTCCAAGAGTTAGCCAACCAAAAAACAAAATTGCACTGCTAAAGTATATTAGATGAGAGATCTAATCAAATTAAACCTATTGGCAATTCCACTCCATTGAGCCGCTGTGAACACCAACATTAGAAGTACCAAAAACCTTTTACCTTCTGAAGATGTTCCAATGAGAAAACACTTCCACTTGGATTCCCAGGGTTGATGACAACCATCGCAACAGTGTTATCATCTGCCAGAGCTTCTACACCATCAATATCGACCTCCCAGCCTTTCTCCGGAAGAAGATCGAAATGCCGGACCTCAAGACCCATATACACAGAGTGAGCTTCATAGGATGGATATCCAGGCCTGGGAAGTAAGATGTTGGTACCGGGGCGAGCCAAGACAGTTAATATGAGTTCTATTGCATGAGCTGCACCAGCGGTGATGAAAATGTCTTCTTCCGATAATTCATATGGAAGATCCTTCGATAAAAAAACCTGCAACTGTCCTTCGATAAAAATATTGCAACATTATTCCATTCTTCAATGATTTGGTGTTTTTTAGAATACTTTTAAACATTCTAATCTTAGGATTGTTTTCAGTAAACATCATGGCCCCAGACTGCGTTCCATGCAAGATATTCAATCAATCTGTGTGAACTTAAGAACCTCCTTGCTTCAGGCAAGCCAGCAGCCGGCGCATAGCCGTTAAATTTAGCCGATCTAACTCTAAGCGCTCCGTTAACGGCTTCTTCGGCTACAGCGTAGTTCTGAAATACGAATATGCAGAGGGATCTCCATTCCCAAGATGGATCACCGGCCTTTCGTCATCTttcttcagttctttcttcatTGTTTCGAGAAGATCTCTAATGGTAAACTTAGCCTCTTTCTGGTTCTTCAAACCCCATTTTGCACATTTATTCTCCATTTTTCACTGCTTTTATTACAGGTTTTTTTGTTCGAAGTATACCAGAGGTGGTGATTTTGCTTGTATTTATTTATATCGTAAAACGAGTGATTATCATGAGTTAATGAGGCATCACTTTACAATAAACAAGCTCCCGGAGCCAACGGACAGGATTAAACTTTCTTCCAGATTGTGCCGAAGATATTAGAGTTTCTCAACTCTCTGTAAGGTCGttttcatttaatattaatattctcGTAACCTCGTCTCAACGCAAGATTTTCCTCAGTCCAACAACTggaaaaagtattttttttttgggatagaAGAAATTATCACGGTCATTTTAGgttttgatttcaaatttttattttattctttaaataagtcaaattttgattcaaaaaagaaaacaattttatttttttatgcttttTAAGTTTTTGACCGATCGAAGTTTGATGTATATTACTGAGTACTGACGGCTCTGGAAATTGCAAAAATATCCATCCAACAACCTCATAAAACTCATCATGCTTATTAAATGCAAAATGCTTGTAGATTTATTTATTTGCAACTCTCATGAAATTTTTGTGCTAACAAAATTCACACGAAGAAAGTGGATAACAGCCACAAATTTTTTAACAATTATAACAAATTTGGAACGAAGACATACAAAACAAACAGCGAGCACTGTTTGAAACATTATTCCTAGAGTTCAATAGATATTGGAAATGAAGAAAGACCTCCTTCTCTTCGCTTAGTTATTCTTCCATACTTGTTGAACCGCGGAATCCAAAGGCTAGTTGCATCCGCAAATTACACAACATACTATCCAAGAAACAACTTTCATTGCTTCTTAGCATGCCTCTGGTGGAAAGCTTTTATTCTTCGAAAACCATCGTCAAGATATGATGGCTCGACAGCAAATGTTATTCGGAGCCAATTCTTGAGTCCTACTGCAACCCCTGCAATTGCAAATGAAATTTCTCTCTTTATCAAGCTAGTAAATAAACTAATCGATTTTTAGCTCGATCAGTGATCAGTGTACGTTGAGTAATGAGAAAAAATTATGATAATGAGATAAAGAGGTATCCGACTGAAACTCGTAGATATCACCGAATGATATGCGTGCTAGCATTTTGCAGAGATCATTACCAAGAAAGATAATTATAGATCGGTAGATTTGCAACACATACAGCAGCAATCGCCACTTGAAATACTCTAGTAgtttatgattttttatatttaccTGGCAGAACTATCACTGATTCTTCTTCAGCCAGCATGCGGCAGAACTCCAAATCATCATTGATACCTTCCAGAAGGGGTAGATTAAGTTTGACCTGGAATGCAATAACTCATTACAAATAATACTATGGACCGATTCTTAATTATTTAGGAAAAAAGTATAGAGCTGTTCTCGCTTACCATCACGAACATGGATCCTTCAGGCTTGCTTGGGCATGTTAAGCAAGGAATTTCCTTGATTCGATCATACACTATGTTTGCACATTCTCTAAGTACAACAATGATTTTCTCAAAGAAATCTGAAGGGGTATTTTCAAGAATTTCCGAGAGTGCCCCCTGTTCAAGCAAAAATGAAGTGTTACTAATTGATTAAAAGACGATCTCTGATTCACAGTTTGGTTGGACAGTTGTCACTCCTACTCCCTAGCAGTATGATCACTGGTCAACAACCTTGGTCTTATTTATGTAACCAGGGGGGATCTTATTTGAGGTTAAGTCAAGCTGTTGCCCacaagaatttttttaaaattatatgattttacccataattttcttttattttgtaacaaaattttataaaaacaaaaattttatattttgtccACCAGACATATTTTGCCCTCCTGATTTTGAAATTCTGGTTATTCCACTTGTTTGTAACATTTTGTGCCAGTCAATGCATCCATCAAAATTTCTTGAGGGCGAAAGTTAAAAAGGATAATGAAAGACAAAATAGATAAGAGTAAGAAGTTACGAGATACGTGAATAATATCAACTGTCGAGGAAATAACCTGACTAAATGTTGCTGGGTCAGAGGAAATATTCAAGAAACCTTTGATGCTATCAACAATCTGCAGACACAAAAATCTTTTCATCATTTCTCATGATTTTTCAAAAGGTTTCAGAAATCAGTTAAGATGGTTCACAAGGAGAAAATTACTTTTCGAAGTGCTTAAATTATTTTAACcaacaagtaaaatatatacATCAAGAGCACTGCTATCAAGTTCCACATCAATCATAGTAAGAAGCTTGAGAACTAACTGTTCATTTCAATACACAAAGCATAAGATTCCTTCATCCTTCAATAACTACGAGTGCGATCTTTACTTTTGGTTAGGCTTAGACTCCAAGATGATACAAAATGGACTCTTGCTTTCGATAGCTATATAAACCGAAGATCAAAGGCCAAGTACATTACTGATTGTGACGCAACACAAAGTCAGTGATACAATTTTCAATGCACAATGTGCCTATCAAGTATCAAAAAGGGAAAATGCTAAGCTGCAATGGTTGATCTCTCAGGGGAGCCATTGGATACCCTAGGTCCCACATGGTTTTGTGTTAGTCCCACGCCATGATGTGGGGTCCAGTTCCAATGGCTTATGCTCCACCAGGTGGAGTATAGTCAATCCTGATTCTGGCAATCAGAATACCAACACTTCAATGAGAATTTTTTTCTGGATGGCATGAAAGCAGTAGTTCCAGTATATGAACAAGTATGGGCAGTAAGTGTTCCAGTATATGAATAAGTATGGGCAGTAAGTCAAAGTATACCTACTCCCAAAGAAGCCAATTATTTTACTCCCTCGCGATAACGAGAAATGAAATTGTTACAAACCACAAAAGACCCTGCTAAACATAAGTTTAATTTCAAAATCACTTTACATCAGTAAGATAGCTACAGATTTATCAAAAAAACTACTTTGTTCACAGAAAATTTGAAGGTTGTAATTCCAACGTTAATTTTAAACTTATCACATACTCAAAATGAAGAATTTGCAGAAAACAACTGAAAAGGGAGGAAATATAGAATTTGAGAGATGAAAAAGTACCCCTTGTTTCATAAGAATGCCATCTGGATCATTAGTAACAAGCCAACCAAGTCTCCACCCAGGAACAATCCATCTCTTTGATATTGACCCTACTGTAACAACTGGAACAATGGACGCGAAGACCCCCATGGGTACAAATGGGCTACTTCCAAATGTAAGGTGGTCGTATACTTCATCAGAAATTACTAAAATTCCAAGCCTTTTAGCAGTCTCTGCAATCTAGGAAATCAAGTGGACAATTAGAATACTGAGACCATCAGCTATGCATTCATTATAATCTTTTTCGATGCCATAACCAACCATAAAAAAATTGCGCACCTTCTTCAAGTGTTCATACTTGAAAACATTACCACAGGGATTGCCAGGGTTAATAATCACCATGGCAACTGTATTTTCATCTGACAGAGCCTCAACAGCATCCAAATCAACTTCCCAGCCTTTTTCTGAAACAAGATCAAAGTGTCTGACCTCGAGATGAGAAAAACCTGCCCTAGCTTCATAATAAGGAAAGCCTGGTCTTGGAAGTAAAATGTTGGATTTGGGACGTGAAAGGACAGTTACAACGGCTTCTAATGCTTGTGTGCATCCAATAGTCAAGAAAACATCATCAGGGGACAACTTGTGTGGAAGATCTTTAGAAAGGTAATTTGCTACTGCACTGTAAAGAGAAAAAGAATAATAATGTATCCAATAATACCAGGAATGTGGAAACTTAGTATATTCACTTAATGCTCCTACTTGGGAGCCTTGCACCAAGATTATCAATTGGTCACAACTATCAAGTAACCAAGACAAAATCAGAAGGACCAAATCtatgaaatattaaaaaaaattacatagaaTAGGACCATATTAATCCATAACCAAGTCAAACATAGACTACCTGTCACCCAAATTTCGAACTCAGGGAAAAGTAACTGAAGTTAAAACCTCATACAAGGGAGGCTAAAAAAACTAAAGGGCTCCGCCTAGCTAGTGGTCAAAAGTAGAAGAAACTTTTCTGTTATCATAATTGTCTGTTATCATATTCTTCTCCCGGGAAGTATTGCATTTTGCATCCGACAAGCGATCacagaaaaaaataaatagttaAAGCTACATGTCGAGCTCTTGAATTCACACAATGAAAGGGAACAATCAGCTCTAAATAGCAAATATGAATTAGAAGGATTTTTCCACATCTTAACTTGCTGCTAAAAAGTATTATCAGCTTACAGCTCATTTGGCAAGGTCGCAAATCCGGGACGAAATCTCGGCTTTGAGTCCAAAAACATAACTCTCTCCCGACTATTAGGATTCTCCAAAAATGTCTTCTATAAACTACTATAATGAAATTTGGCCTGAGATTAAgttgattttaaaaattatccttaaattcaaaacatattaTTAGAGTCTTTTTATAAAAACAAACAAGCATATTAATAAGAgttggtctcatgtgagaccgtctcacggatactaatctgtgagacgggtcaaccctacccatattcacaataaaaactaatactctaagcataaaaaattataccttttcatgaatgacccaaataagagatccgtctcacaaattcgacccgtgagaccgtctcacacaagtttttgcctattaaTAAAgcaaatattataatataattatacacaaattcataatgaaaatatcaacTTTATGAAAGTA
This region of Primulina eburnea isolate SZY01 chromosome 14, ASM2296580v1, whole genome shotgun sequence genomic DNA includes:
- the LOC140812349 gene encoding nicotianamine aminotransferase 1-like isoform X2, producing MFLDSKPRFRPGFATLPNELAVANYLSKDLPHKLSPDDVFLTIGCTQALEAVVTVLSRPKSNILLPRPGFPYYEARAGFSHLEVRHFDLVSEKGWEVDLDAVEALSDENTVAMVIINPGNPCGNVFKYEHLKKIAETAKRLGILVISDEVYDHLTFGSSPFVPMGVFASIVPVVTVGSISKRWIVPGWRLGWLVTNDPDGILMKQGIVDSIKGFLNISSDPATFSQGALSEILENTPSDFFEKIIVVLRECANIVYDRIKEIPCLTCPSKPEGSMFVMVKLNLPLLEGINDDLEFCRMLAEEESVIVLPGVAVGLKNWLRITFAVEPSYLDDGFRRIKAFHQRHAKKQ
- the LOC140812349 gene encoding tyrosine aminotransferase-like isoform X1, which translates into the protein MENGGLSRNQWRFRANEDLTKASAITVRGVLNMLMGNLNANDSRPVIPLGHGDPSAFPSFRTATSAVDALCSAIRSAKFDGYSSTVGIPAARSAVANYLSKDLPHKLSPDDVFLTIGCTQALEAVVTVLSRPKSNILLPRPGFPYYEARAGFSHLEVRHFDLVSEKGWEVDLDAVEALSDENTVAMVIINPGNPCGNVFKYEHLKKIAETAKRLGILVISDEVYDHLTFGSSPFVPMGVFASIVPVVTVGSISKRWIVPGWRLGWLVTNDPDGILMKQGIVDSIKGFLNISSDPATFSQGALSEILENTPSDFFEKIIVVLRECANIVYDRIKEIPCLTCPSKPEGSMFVMVKLNLPLLEGINDDLEFCRMLAEEESVIVLPGVAVGLKNWLRITFAVEPSYLDDGFRRIKAFHQRHAKKQ